One stretch of Arachis duranensis cultivar V14167 chromosome 1, aradu.V14167.gnm2.J7QH, whole genome shotgun sequence DNA includes these proteins:
- the LOC107483228 gene encoding syntaxin-71, translated as MSVIDLLTRVDSICKKYDKYDVDRQKDANISGDDAFARLYAVVDADIEAALQKAEQASKEKGKASAVAINAEIRRTKARLLEEVPKLQRLAMKKVKGLSSQEFAARNDLVLALPERIQAIPDGTPAAPKQTGGWTASASRPEIKFDSDGRFDDEYFQQTEESSRFRQEYEMRRMKQDQGLDVIAEGLDTLKNMASDMNEEMDRQVPLMDEIDTKVDKASSDLKNTNVRLKDTVMQLRSSRNFCIDIVLLIIILGIAAYLYNVLKK; from the exons ATGAGCGTCATCGACCTCCTCACCAGAGTCGACTCCATTTGCAAGAAGTACGACAAGTACGACGTCGACAGGCAGAAGGACGCCAACATCTCCGGTGACGATGCCTTCGCCAGGCTCTACGCCGTCGTCGACGCTGACATCGAGGCTGCGCTTCAG AAAGCAGAACAAGCTTCGAAGGAGAAAGGTAAGGCATCTGCTGTAGCGATTAATGCGGAGATTCGTCGTACCAAGGCTAGATTACTGGAAGAGGTCCCTAAACTGCAGAGgctggctatgaaaaag GTAAAGGGGCTTTCATCGCAAGAATTTGCTGCCCGTAATGATCTAGTTCTTGCATTGCCAGAGAGGATACAAGCTATCCCAGACGGGACCCCTGCAGCACCCAAGCAAACTGGTGGTTGGACAGCTTCTGCATCACGTCCTGAAATCAAATTCGATTCTG ATGGGCGATTTGATGATGAGTACTTCCAACAAACTGAGGAATCTAGCCGATTTAGGCAGGAGTATGAAATGCGTAGAATGAAACAG GATCAAGGTTTGGATGTGATAGCAGAAGGATTGGATACCTTGAAAAACATGGCATCTGATATGAACGAG GAAATGGATAGACAAGTTCCTCTGATGGATGAGATTGATACTAAG GTGGACAAAGCATCTTCTGACCTTAAGAATACCAATGTTAGACTTAAAGACACAGTGATGCAG CTTCGTTCCAGTCGAAACTTCTGTATTGATATTGTTTTGTTGATTATAATTTTGGGGATAGCTGCCTATCTCTATAA CGTGCTAAAGAAGTGA